Proteins from a single region of Dama dama isolate Ldn47 chromosome 14, ASM3311817v1, whole genome shotgun sequence:
- the SLC45A3 gene encoding solute carrier family 45 member 3: MLQRLWASRLLRHRKAQLLLVNLLTFGLEVCLAAGITYVPPLLLEVGVEEKFMTMVLGIGPVLGLVSVPLLGSASDHWRGRYGRRRPFIWALSLGVLLSLFLIPRASRLAGLLCPDTRPLELALLILGVGLLAYCGQLCFTPLEALLSDLFRDPDHCRQAFSVYAFMIGLGGCLGYLLPAIDWDASALAPYLGTQEECLFGLLALIFLTCVAATAFVAEEAALGPTEPVEGLSAPSVPPCCPCRARLALRSLGTLCPRLRRLCCRMPRALRRLFMAELCSWMAFMTFTLFYTDFVGEGLYQGVPGAEPGTEARRHYDEGVRMGSLGLFLQCAISLLFSLVMDRLVQRFGTRAVYLASVVAFPVAAGATCLSRSLAVVTASAALTGVTFSALQILPYTLASLYHREKQVFLPKYRGDDGGGAGEDGVMTSFLPGPKAAAPFPHGHGGPGGLLAAPPALCGASACDSSVRAVVAEPQEARAVPGRGICLDLAILDSAFLLSQVAPSLFMGFIVQLSQSVTAYMVSAAGLGLVAIYFVTQVVFDKNDLAKYSV, from the exons ATGCTCCAGAGGCTGTGGGCAAGCCGCCTGCTGCGGCATCGGAAGGCCCAGCTCCTGCTGGTCAACCTGCTGACCTTCGGCCTGGAGGTGTGCCTGGCGGCAGGCATCACCTACGTGCCGCCCCTGCTGCTGGAAGTGGGGGTGGAGGAGAAGTTCATGACCATGGTGCTGG GCATTGGTCCCGTGCTGGGTCTGGTCTCGGTCCCGCTGCTTGGCTCAGCCAGTGACCACTGGCGTGGGCGCTACGGCCGCCGGAGGCCCTTCATCTGGGCCCTGTCCCTGGGCGTCCTGCTGAGCCTCTTCCTCATCCCGAGGGCCAGCCGGCTGGCAGGGCTGCTGTGCCCGGACACCAGGCCGCTGGAGCTGGCGCTGCTGATCCTGGGCGTGGGGCTGCTGGCCTACTGCGGGCAGCTGTGCTTCACGCCCCTGGAGGCCCTGCTCTCCGACCTCTTCCGGGACCCAGACCACTGTCGCCAGGCCTTCTCTGTCTACGCCTTCATGATCGGCCTGGGCGGCTGCCTGGGCTACCTCCTGCCCGCCATCGACTGGGACGCCAGCGCCCTGGCGCCCTACCTGGGCACCCAGGAGGAGTGCCTCTTTGGCCTGCTCGCGCTCATCTTCCTCACCTGCGTGGCGGCCACAGCGTTTGTGGCCGAGGAGGCGGCCCTGGGCCCCACCGAGCCTGTGGAAGGGCTCTCCGCCCCCTCGGTGCCGCCCTGCTGCCCGTGCCGCGCCCGCCTGGCCCTGCGGAGCCTGGGCACCCTCTGTCCTCGGCTGCGCCGGCTCTGTTGCCGCATGCCCCGCGCCCTGCGCCGGCTCTTCATGGCGGAGCTGTGCAGCTGGATGGCGTTCATGACGTTCACGTTATTTTACACGGACTTTGTGGGCGAGGGGCTGTACCAGGGCGTGCCCGGGGCCGAGCCAGGCACGGAGGCCCGCAGACACTATGACGAAG gcgTCCGGATGGGCAGCCTGGGGCTGTTCCTGCAGTGTGCCATCTCCCTGCTCTTCTCCCTGGTCATGGACCGGCTGGTGCAGCGGTTCGGCACCCGGGCGGTCTACCTGGCCAGCGTGGTGGCCTTCCCCGTGGCGGCCGGCGCCACGTGCCTGTCCCGCAGCCTGGCGGTGGTGACTGCCTCGGCTGCCCTCACCGGCGTCACCTTCTCTGCCCTGCAGATCCTGCCCTACACGCTCGCCTCCCTCTACCACCGCGAGAAGCAG gtttTCCTGCCCAAGTACCGGGGAGACGACGGAGGCGGTGCCGGCGAGGACGGCGTGATGACCAGCTTCCTGCCGGGCCCCAAGGCCGCGGCGCCCTTCCCGCACGGACACGGGGGACCTGGCGGCCTGCTGGCAGCCCCGCCCGCTCTCTGCGGGGCCTCCGCCTGCGACAGCTCCGTGCGCGCCGTGGTGGCTGAGCCGCAGGAGGCCAGGGCAGTCCCGGGCCGCGGCATCTGCCTGGACCTGGCCATCCTGGACAGCGCCTTCCTGCTGTCTCAGGTGGCCCCgtctctgttcatgggcttcatCGTTCAGCTCAGCCAGTCCGTCACTGCCTACATGGTCTCGGCGGCAGGCCTGGGTctggttgccatttactttgtcaCGCAGGTAGTATTTGACAAGAATGACTTGGCCAAATACTCTGTGTAG